The following nucleotide sequence is from Halorussus caseinilyticus.
CGAGTCCTCGCCGTCGTCGCCGATAGTCCGAAAACGACGCTCGGTCCGCCAGTTGTAACAACTTGACCCTACCCGAACACAACCGCGGCCAACCGCCGCAAAACCCCGATTATTTACTCGGATGTGAAATCAAAAATCCGGAGAAGGAGCCGCGAGACTCGCGTAAATGGTGCATAATTATACGTCCGGGTACTCTTTCTTCACTCGATGTCAGAATCCGGGAAGTCAGTTCAATCGCTGGAGACAGCGCTTCCAGACCCGGCCGAAGCGGACGACGTAATATACGACCCGTCGCTGGACCGACTGCGCGAGTTCTCCGAGCATCTCGAAACCACCACGGAGTTCGGTTCGCCGTCGTACGTCAGCGACGAGCGGTCGCGCAACGCCGACAAGACGAAGAACGCGGTCGATTCGGAGTTCGGCGCGAGCGACTACGCCCGCGTCGAAGAGGCGTTCGAGGCGGCCCGCGAGCGAGAGATGGTGTGCGTGGACCGCCGGATGGGACGCTACGACGACCACTCGTACGTCTGTCGCCTCTACGTCCCCAAGGAGTACGGTCGCATCGCGCTGGCGTGGGCGAAACTCTTCGAGCCGGTGGAGGACGAAGGCGACTCCCGACCGGACCCGGACTTCGTGACGGTGCAGGTGCCCGACTTCGAAGAGACGGCCATCCGCATCCTACCCGACGAGGGCGTCACGGCCGTCCTCGGGAGCGACTACACCGGCGAGGCCAAAAAGTCGTTCCTCCGGTTGTTCATGTACTACGCCAAAAAGCAGGGCGGTCTCGGTCTCCACGCCGGGAGCAAACGGGTCCGACTGGCCGACGACTCCGGCGACCTTCAAGAGGTCGGACAGGCGTTCCTCGGCCTGTCGGCCACCGGCAAGTCCACCCTGACCGCGCACGGTCTCTGGTTGGACGAGGAGTCGGGCGAAGAGGCGACGATGCTTCAGGACGACGTGTGCGCCCTGCTCCCCGACGGGACGATTGCCGGGAGCGAGGGCAACGGTCTCTACGTCAAGACCATCGGACTCGACGCCGACGAGCAACCCGCGATGCACGCCGCCGTGACCGACGAGTCGGCCGTCCTCGAAAACGTGGACGTGTCCGACGACGGCACCGTGGACTTCGACAGCGACCGACACACCTCGAACGGCCGGGCGGTCATCGAACGCGAGCAACTCTCGTCGGCGGGCGAGGACATCGACCTCGACAGCGTGGACCAAGTGTTCTTCATCACCCGAAACCCGGTGATGCCGCCGGTGGCGAAACTCTCGCCCGAGGAGGCCGCCGTCGCGTTCATGCTCGGCGAGTCCATCCAGACCAGCGCGGGCGACCTCTCGAAGGCCGGGGAGTCCATCCGCGTGGTCGGTACCAACCCGTTCATCGTCGGGTCGAAAGGCGAGGAGGGCAACCGCTTCCGGAACCTCGTGGCCGACCTCGACGTGGACTGCTTCGTCATCAACACGGGCCACCTCGGGGCCGACCAGAAGGACATCGGCGTCGAGGAGTCGGTGACGATTCTGCGCGAAATCGCCCGCGGGACGGTCAGTTGGCGCGACGACGCCGCGACCGGTCTGACGGTGCCGAGCGAGGTGCCCGGCATGGACATCTCGGCGTTCGACGTGGCCGAGAACGTCGAGAATCTGGACGAGAAACTGGCGAAACTCCGGACCGAACGCCGGACCCACCTCGACACCTTCGAGGACTTGGACGACGAGATTCGGGACGCGGTGTACTGACCGGTCGGTTCTCTTCGCTCCCTTTCTGCGCGCTCACTCCCGCGAACAGGTGTCGATACCGAGCAGTGCGTTCACGCCGCAGAACCGCGTGACGGCGTTGAACAGCAGTCCCGCGCCCGCCAGCGCCGCGGCGACGCCGATACCCCGGCGCGCGGTGAGAAACGCGCCGACTGCGACTGCGACCAGCGCGATTCCGACGACTGCGCGAGCGATGCGGTCGGTCCCGCCGACGTTCCGTTGGAGTGCCATACCCGGACCTGAGGGCCGAAGCCAGTTAGTTCTACGCCGGACGCGACGGCGGGGTCGGCCTGACGGGGTGCGCTCGGTGCGACAGACCACCGAGATGCACCTGCCCGACCGACGGGACGCGCCCGACCGACAGTCTAGATGGACGAAGCCCCGCCCGCTCGCGGAACCGCGAGCGGGCGGGGCTTTCGAAGCGTTCGTCACCGAGATTCGAGACCGGAACTCACTCGCTCGCCGACTCGTGTGCCCGCCGAACGTCGCGTTCCAGCGCCTCGCGCGCCGGAGCGAACTGCAGGTGGGAGTCGCAGTCGCAGTCCGACGCGCCGAGACCGGCGACGGACTCGGCCGCTCGCCCGACGTTCCGACTGACTTCGCACTCCACGTCCGCGCCCCCCGTCTTCACCACCGCCGCGACTCGACTCTCGGGGTGGCCCAGCAGGTAATCGACGTGCCAGTGGCGGGCGTCTCGCTCCCCGGCGGCGAGTTCGCGGTGACGCTCGACGCGCGCGAACCCGCCGGTTCCGAACGCGCTCCCGGTGTAGGCGTACCACCCGGCCGACAGGTCACGCTCGCCCGCCGCGCCGAACTCGACAGTCGCGCCGCCTTCGAGTTCCACTAGCAATGTATAGGTTCCTTTTGGCATCGTATTTCTTCCTTTGGAATATATTTGAATTTCTCAAACGTTGGAGACGACCAGTCCGACGGCGACGGCGAGCATCGTCACGCCGTTGAGCGCGACCGACTGCTTGTGGTACTGCGCGAAGGCATCGTCGCCCGCCGCCTCCATCTTCGGGATGAGGACCTGCCGGGCGTAGAGGTCGAGAGCGACCCCGACTAGCGCGAGCGCGGCGAGGAGACCCCCGCCGTAGGGACCGACGCCGACGACCAGCGCGGCGGCGACCGCGACGACCCCGAGCGCCGCGCCGAACGAGTAGTACTTCGGGAAGATGGCGTTGACGACCCGCCCCGCGTCGTCGCCCAACACGTCGAACGTCGTCGGCGCGCCGACGAACGAGAAGAAGACGATGCTCCCGAGCCAGATTCCGAGTGCGGCGTCTACGACGGTCGTGAGAGCGGTTTCGAGGAAGCTCATGTCCGGCGGTTCGGACGCGCGGGAAATCAAGGATTCGAATAGCGGGACGAGCGTAGTGCGTGCCGTCGGCGGTGACTCGGAGACGGAGAAAGTCGAGGGAAGAGTCGAGACCACGGAGAAAGTCGGGGGACGCTAGCTCCTGCGTGAGCCGCTCAGAACTGCACAGCACCGCCGACCGCCACCGCCGACCGCAACCCCACCGCCACCGCGCCCCCGTTCCTCCCCGCGTGCGTCTGCGCTCGCGGGGGACCGCGAGCGCGAGCGCAGACGCGGCGCATCCCGTGGTCGGTGTCGCCGGGCGCGTTTCCGGTGGTGGGTGGCGTCGGGCACGTCCCGTGGTCGATGTGGCCGAGCGGGGTCTCGTGGTCTGTCGCGGTTCTCGGTTCCGTGGTCCGTTGCAGTCCCGCGTCTCGTCTCCGCGGCGTCTCGCGCGTCGGCTTTTTCGCCCGTCTCTGTCCCGTCGGTAAACCCTTTTCCGGCGTCCTGCCGACGATACGGCCGATGACCGACACCAACCCCGACATCCTCGTCGCTGGCGAAGCCCTGATAGACTTCTTGCCCGACGGCCCCGGCCCGCTTTCGGGCGTCGAGAACTTCTCGCGGCGCGCGGGCGGCGCGCCCGCCAACGTCGCGGTCGCGCTGGCGCGTCTCGACGCCGTACCGTGGTTCTGGACTCGCGTGGGCGAGGACCCCTTCGGCGACCATCTCGCGGAGACGCTCGCGTCGTTCGGTGTCCCCGACCGGTTCGTCGAGCGCGACCCCGCGGCCAAGACCGCGCTGGCGTTCGTCAGTCACGACGCGGACGCCGACCGCGCCTTTACCTTCTACCGCGACGGGACCGCCGACACGCGCGTCGAACCCGGCGGGGTCCCCGACGAAATCCTCGATTCGGTGTCGTGGGTCTACGTCGGCGGCGTGATGCTCGCGGCCGACCCCGGCCGGACGGCCACGCTGGACCTCGCCGAACGCGCTAGCGAGCGCGACTGCACCGTGGTCTTCGACCCCAACGCACGCCCGGAGCTGTGGGATTCCGACGAGGAGTTCGCCACAGCAGTCCACGAGATGCTGGCCTACGCCGACGTGGTGAAGGCCACGCCGGAAGACCTCGCCGCCGCCGGGTTCGGGAGCGAGGACGCGGAAGACGAGAGCGAGTCGCCCGAGAACCTCGCCGCGTCAGTCGTCGAGTCCGGGCCGCACACCGTCCTGCTCACGCTCGGCGGGTCGGGTGCGTTCGCGCGCTCGACCGACGCGGCTCCGTGGGGGTCGGGCGCGGCCTCCCACGGCGGCTACGAAGTCGAGTCGGTTGCGGACACGACCGGTGCAGGAGACGCCTTTACTGCCGGGGCGCTGGCCGCCTTCGCTACCGGCACGGACCGCGAGGGTGGAGCGACCACGGACCCGACCGACCGCTCGCTCTCGGACCTCCTCGGGTTCGCCAACGCGGTGGCGGCGGTCACGACGACTGCGCCGGGCGCGATGACGGCGTTGCCGACCCGCGAGGAGGTCCGGCAGTTCCGCCAGTGAGGGTCAGAACG
It contains:
- a CDS encoding phosphoenolpyruvate carboxykinase (ATP), whose translation is MSESGKSVQSLETALPDPAEADDVIYDPSLDRLREFSEHLETTTEFGSPSYVSDERSRNADKTKNAVDSEFGASDYARVEEAFEAAREREMVCVDRRMGRYDDHSYVCRLYVPKEYGRIALAWAKLFEPVEDEGDSRPDPDFVTVQVPDFEETAIRILPDEGVTAVLGSDYTGEAKKSFLRLFMYYAKKQGGLGLHAGSKRVRLADDSGDLQEVGQAFLGLSATGKSTLTAHGLWLDEESGEEATMLQDDVCALLPDGTIAGSEGNGLYVKTIGLDADEQPAMHAAVTDESAVLENVDVSDDGTVDFDSDRHTSNGRAVIEREQLSSAGEDIDLDSVDQVFFITRNPVMPPVAKLSPEEAAVAFMLGESIQTSAGDLSKAGESIRVVGTNPFIVGSKGEEGNRFRNLVADLDVDCFVINTGHLGADQKDIGVEESVTILREIARGTVSWRDDAATGLTVPSEVPGMDISAFDVAENVENLDEKLAKLRTERRTHLDTFEDLDDEIRDAVY
- a CDS encoding YgaP family membrane protein — its product is MALQRNVGGTDRIARAVVGIALVAVAVGAFLTARRGIGVAAALAGAGLLFNAVTRFCGVNALLGIDTCSRE
- a CDS encoding GIY-YIG nuclease family protein yields the protein MPKGTYTLLVELEGGATVEFGAAGERDLSAGWYAYTGSAFGTGGFARVERHRELAAGERDARHWHVDYLLGHPESRVAAVVKTGGADVECEVSRNVGRAAESVAGLGASDCDCDSHLQFAPAREALERDVRRAHESASE
- a CDS encoding DUF4149 domain-containing protein; translated protein: MSFLETALTTVVDAALGIWLGSIVFFSFVGAPTTFDVLGDDAGRVVNAIFPKYYSFGAALGVVAVAAALVVGVGPYGGGLLAALALVGVALDLYARQVLIPKMEAAGDDAFAQYHKQSVALNGVTMLAVAVGLVVSNV
- a CDS encoding carbohydrate kinase family protein, with product MTDTNPDILVAGEALIDFLPDGPGPLSGVENFSRRAGGAPANVAVALARLDAVPWFWTRVGEDPFGDHLAETLASFGVPDRFVERDPAAKTALAFVSHDADADRAFTFYRDGTADTRVEPGGVPDEILDSVSWVYVGGVMLAADPGRTATLDLAERASERDCTVVFDPNARPELWDSDEEFATAVHEMLAYADVVKATPEDLAAAGFGSEDAEDESESPENLAASVVESGPHTVLLTLGGSGAFARSTDAAPWGSGAASHGGYEVESVADTTGAGDAFTAGALAAFATGTDREGGATTDPTDRSLSDLLGFANAVAAVTTTAPGAMTALPTREEVRQFRQ